A window from Streptomyces subrutilus encodes these proteins:
- a CDS encoding PIG-L family deacetylase — translation MRDRTPARPRPRPPAPGPLPRPRPRPREDARDGASAAEGADAADGADAAEGRNAARPAAARPTDGRPTDAPAAPAADRRGRRRREVLVKAVVFCAATAAGTMLVLRGNAALDAVAHPAAPDGRAIAPAAPADVPDPGRVLQVVAHPDDDLYFMNPDLRYSLSAGHPVTSVYLTSGEADGINAGAAGRSTARPDKPAYAEARQNGIRAAYAQMATGDRGSAWRRTVVPTAGGGRAELDVLLARPRVNLVWLQLREAGHVYADRPDSLHGLWDGRVPRLESALASGSPVKQPFTYTKDQVVRTLVGVLERYRPTTVRAQDPTPGRLPGTGRYADHQDHFYGARFVQLATAAYAKEVTDRPHFAVQSYLGYFNGSLPSALDPEEARAKLDVLDTYAWLDRQDHCGSEAGCGDLKVADHPAGNRWTDSINYADGTGTSWLTGDRGHGLWAFKVLDGQVAVWHRPGLLGAWTGPVLLPGTGMDPGVSAVTLADGRIAAFATRTTLGPRPADYRREVVHAVQQAPGAARFGAWRSLGTPEAADADRTSDISAPAVAADGTGRLAAYVRDGASTLRGRVQRADGGWGPWERYGGSDLHGTPVTATDAAGRRMVLATTSKTVTGWTQPRPGAPLGPATATGLPATTLPLTAEGREGGVRLWFRKPGSGNVRTALLTATGGHLRATGPTDLGGLRGFGSVTASGHVLAGRAAGGQLGSDLGPGRPWQRSPLMFVGAPSSTTTGADLVSLAVLGLDARLYVTSSTDTPDAHLAPWQRIAPPP, via the coding sequence GTGCGTGACCGCACCCCCGCCCGCCCCCGCCCCCGCCCACCGGCCCCGGGCCCCCTCCCGCGCCCGCGACCGCGCCCGCGGGAGGACGCGAGGGACGGGGCGAGCGCGGCAGAGGGGGCGGACGCGGCCGACGGGGCGGACGCGGCCGAAGGTCGGAACGCGGCCCGGCCCGCCGCGGCCCGGCCCACGGACGGCCGCCCCACGGACGCCCCCGCGGCCCCGGCGGCGGACCGGCGGGGGCGGCGGCGGCGCGAGGTGCTCGTCAAGGCCGTCGTCTTCTGCGCGGCCACCGCGGCCGGCACCATGCTGGTGCTCCGCGGGAACGCCGCGCTCGACGCCGTGGCCCACCCCGCCGCCCCCGACGGCCGCGCCATCGCCCCCGCCGCCCCGGCCGACGTACCCGACCCGGGACGGGTGCTACAGGTCGTCGCCCACCCCGACGACGACCTGTACTTCATGAACCCCGACCTGCGGTACTCCCTCTCCGCCGGCCACCCCGTCACCTCCGTCTACCTCACCTCCGGCGAGGCCGACGGCATCAACGCCGGCGCCGCCGGCAGGTCCACCGCCCGGCCCGACAAGCCCGCCTACGCCGAGGCCCGCCAGAACGGCATCCGCGCCGCCTACGCCCAGATGGCCACCGGCGACCGCGGCAGCGCCTGGCGCCGTACCGTCGTACCGACCGCCGGCGGCGGCCGCGCCGAGCTCGACGTCCTCCTCGCCCGCCCCCGGGTCAACCTGGTCTGGCTGCAACTGCGCGAGGCCGGCCACGTCTACGCCGACCGCCCCGACAGCCTCCACGGCCTGTGGGACGGCAGGGTGCCCCGCCTGGAGTCGGCCCTCGCCTCCGGCTCACCGGTCAAGCAGCCGTTCACGTACACGAAGGACCAGGTCGTACGGACCCTCGTCGGCGTCCTGGAGCGGTACCGGCCGACCACCGTACGCGCCCAGGACCCGACCCCGGGCCGGCTCCCCGGCACCGGGCGGTACGCCGACCACCAGGACCACTTCTACGGCGCCCGTTTCGTGCAACTGGCCACCGCGGCCTACGCGAAGGAGGTCACCGACCGCCCGCACTTCGCCGTGCAGAGCTACCTCGGCTACTTCAACGGCTCCCTCCCCAGCGCCCTCGACCCCGAGGAGGCCAGGGCCAAGCTCGACGTCCTGGACACCTACGCCTGGCTGGACCGTCAGGACCACTGCGGCAGCGAGGCCGGCTGCGGGGACCTCAAGGTCGCCGACCACCCGGCCGGCAACCGGTGGACGGACTCGATCAACTACGCCGACGGCACCGGCACGTCCTGGCTGACCGGCGACCGCGGCCACGGCCTGTGGGCGTTCAAGGTGCTCGACGGACAGGTCGCCGTCTGGCACCGCCCGGGCCTGCTCGGCGCGTGGACCGGCCCCGTCCTGCTGCCCGGCACCGGCATGGACCCCGGGGTCTCGGCCGTCACCCTCGCCGACGGCCGCATCGCCGCCTTCGCCACCCGCACCACCCTCGGCCCGCGGCCCGCGGACTACCGGCGCGAGGTCGTCCACGCCGTCCAGCAGGCCCCCGGCGCGGCCCGGTTCGGCGCCTGGCGCTCCCTCGGCACCCCGGAGGCCGCCGACGCGGACCGGACCTCCGACATCAGCGCGCCCGCCGTGGCGGCCGACGGCACCGGGCGGCTGGCCGCGTACGTCCGCGACGGCGCCTCCACCCTGCGCGGCCGCGTGCAGCGCGCGGACGGCGGCTGGGGGCCCTGGGAGCGCTACGGCGGCTCCGACCTGCACGGCACCCCGGTGACCGCGACCGACGCCGCCGGGCGCCGGATGGTCCTCGCCACCACCTCGAAGACGGTGACGGGCTGGACGCAGCCCCGGCCGGGCGCCCCGCTGGGCCCGGCCACCGCCACCGGCCTCCCGGCCACCACGCTCCCCCTCACGGCCGAGGGCCGCGAGGGCGGGGTACGGCTGTGGTTCCGCAAACCGGGCTCGGGCAACGTCCGCACCGCCCTCCTCACCGCCACCGGCGGCCACCTGCGCGCCACGGGTCCCACCGACCTCGGCGGACTGCGCGGCTTCGGTTCGGTCACGGCGAGCGGGCACGTCCTGGCGGGCCGCGCGGCGGGCGGCCAACTCGGCTCGGACCTCGGCCCGGGCCGCCCCTGGCAGCGCTCGCCACTGATGTTCGTCGGCGCCCCGTCCTCGACGACGACCGGCGCCGACCTGGTCTCCCTGGCCGTCCTGGGCCTCGACGCCCGCCTCTACGTCACCTCGTCGACCGACACCCCGGACGCCCACCTGGCCCCCTGGCAACGCATAGCCCCACCCCCCTGA
- a CDS encoding bifunctional [glutamine synthetase] adenylyltransferase/[glutamine synthetase]-adenylyl-L-tyrosine phosphorylase — translation MTVPGRRSSTFIRLLRSGFTDPSTAARLLDADALAAVRSDPVLLDALGATADPDLALLGLVRLAEAQSADDRPVLLDTLVSAKPLRDRLLGVLGASEALGDHLARHPGDWRSLVTYEAADLHPGLPEFERGLADAHDPVRLRVSYRRCLLSIAARDVCGTTDVAQTAAELADLATATLRAALRIATAAAPQDAAQCRLAVIAMGKCGGHELNYVSDVDVIFVGDAANGADEAKAVQAATRLASHLMRICSETTVEGTIWPVDANLRPEGRNGPLVRTLASHLAYYQRWAKTWEFQALLKARAVAGDVELGAAYIEAISPLVWQAAERENFVVDVQKMRRRVVDNIPAAQVDRELKLGPGGLRDVEFAVQLLQLVHGRSDATLHSGSTLDALHALAAGGYVGRADAAQLGDAYRFLRAMEHRIQLYRLRRTHLVPQDEADLRRLGRSMGLRTEPVAELNKAWRRHASVVRRLHEKLFYRPLLDAVAQLTPGETRLSPRAAGQRLEALGYADPTAALRHLEALSSGVTRKAAIQRTLLPVLLGWFADSADPDAGLLNFRKVSDALGKTPWYLRLLRDEGAAAENLARVLSAGRLAPDLLMRAPEAVALLGDPEGLRPRTHEALEQEVLAAVGRAPHAEAAVAAARGVRRRELFRTTAADIIGSYGTEDRPAEEDHGALVDRVGGAVSDLTAATLAGALRAAVGDNWGDTLPTRFAVIGVGRFGGHELGYGSDADVLFVHEPRAGVDEQEAAKAAQAVIAEMRRLLQLPTADPPLLIDADLRPEGRSGPLVRTLGSYAAYYRRWSLTWESQALLRAQPVAGDAELGSRFIDLIDPLRYPVEGLGEDAVREIRRLKARMESERLPRGADPTLHTKLGRGGLSDVEWTVQLMQMRHAWAEPGLRTTRTREALAAAHAAGLIPTEEAQILDEAWVLATRVRNAVMLVRGRAGDTFPTEARELGAVGRYLGYAEGTAGEMLDDYRRTTRRARAVVDELFYGS, via the coding sequence ATGACGGTCCCGGGACGCAGGAGCAGCACCTTCATCCGGCTTCTCCGCAGCGGTTTCACCGACCCCTCGACCGCCGCGCGGCTGCTCGACGCCGACGCGCTGGCCGCCGTACGGTCCGATCCGGTGCTGCTCGACGCCCTCGGCGCGACCGCCGACCCCGACCTCGCCCTCCTCGGGCTCGTCCGGCTCGCCGAGGCGCAGAGCGCCGACGACCGGCCCGTGCTCCTCGACACCCTCGTCAGCGCCAAACCGCTGCGCGACCGCCTCCTGGGCGTGCTCGGTGCCTCCGAGGCCCTCGGCGACCACCTCGCCCGCCACCCCGGCGACTGGCGGTCGCTCGTCACCTACGAGGCCGCCGACCTCCACCCCGGCCTGCCCGAGTTCGAGCGGGGCCTGGCCGACGCGCACGACCCCGTCCGGCTGCGCGTCTCCTACCGCCGCTGCCTGCTGTCCATCGCCGCCCGCGACGTCTGCGGCACCACCGACGTCGCCCAGACCGCCGCCGAGCTGGCCGACCTCGCGACCGCCACCCTCCGCGCCGCCCTGCGCATCGCCACCGCCGCCGCCCCCCAGGACGCCGCGCAGTGCCGCCTCGCCGTCATCGCGATGGGCAAGTGCGGCGGCCACGAGCTCAACTACGTCTCCGACGTCGACGTGATCTTCGTCGGGGACGCCGCCAACGGCGCCGACGAGGCCAAGGCCGTCCAGGCCGCCACCCGCCTCGCCTCCCACCTCATGCGGATCTGCTCCGAGACCACCGTCGAGGGCACCATCTGGCCGGTCGACGCCAACCTCCGCCCCGAGGGCCGCAACGGCCCGCTCGTGCGGACCCTCGCCTCCCACCTGGCCTACTACCAGCGCTGGGCCAAGACCTGGGAGTTCCAGGCCCTGCTGAAGGCCCGCGCCGTCGCCGGGGACGTCGAGCTCGGCGCCGCGTACATCGAGGCCATAAGCCCCCTCGTCTGGCAGGCCGCCGAGCGCGAGAACTTCGTCGTCGACGTCCAGAAGATGCGCCGCCGCGTCGTCGACAACATCCCCGCCGCCCAGGTCGACCGCGAGCTCAAGCTCGGCCCCGGCGGCCTGCGCGACGTCGAGTTCGCCGTCCAGCTGCTCCAGCTCGTGCACGGCCGCAGCGACGCCACCCTGCACTCCGGCAGCACCCTCGACGCCCTGCACGCCCTGGCCGCCGGCGGCTACGTCGGCCGCGCCGACGCCGCGCAACTGGGCGACGCGTACCGCTTCCTGCGCGCCATGGAGCACCGCATCCAGCTCTACCGGCTGCGCCGCACCCACCTCGTCCCCCAGGACGAGGCCGACCTGCGGCGCCTCGGCCGCTCCATGGGCCTGCGCACCGAACCCGTGGCCGAGCTCAACAAGGCCTGGCGCCGGCACGCCTCCGTCGTCCGCCGCCTGCACGAGAAGCTGTTCTACCGGCCGCTGCTCGACGCCGTCGCCCAGCTCACCCCCGGCGAGACCCGGCTCTCGCCGCGCGCCGCGGGCCAGCGCCTGGAGGCCCTGGGCTACGCCGACCCGACCGCCGCCCTGCGCCACCTCGAAGCCCTCTCGTCCGGCGTCACCCGCAAGGCCGCCATCCAGCGCACGCTGCTGCCGGTCCTGCTGGGCTGGTTCGCCGACTCCGCCGACCCGGACGCCGGCCTGCTGAACTTCCGCAAGGTCTCCGACGCCCTCGGCAAGACCCCCTGGTACCTGCGGCTGCTGCGCGACGAGGGCGCCGCCGCCGAGAACCTCGCCCGCGTCCTGTCCGCCGGCCGGCTCGCCCCCGACCTGCTCATGCGCGCCCCCGAGGCCGTGGCCCTGCTCGGCGACCCCGAGGGGCTGCGCCCCCGTACGCACGAGGCCCTCGAACAGGAGGTGCTGGCCGCCGTCGGCCGCGCCCCCCACGCCGAAGCCGCCGTGGCCGCCGCCCGCGGGGTGCGCCGCCGCGAGCTCTTCCGCACCACCGCGGCCGACATCATCGGCTCCTACGGCACGGAGGACAGACCGGCCGAGGAGGACCACGGAGCCCTGGTCGACCGGGTCGGCGGCGCCGTCTCCGACCTCACCGCCGCCACCCTCGCCGGAGCGCTGCGCGCCGCCGTGGGGGACAACTGGGGCGACACCCTCCCCACCCGCTTCGCCGTCATCGGCGTCGGCCGCTTCGGCGGCCACGAGCTCGGCTACGGCTCCGACGCCGACGTGCTGTTCGTCCACGAGCCCCGCGCCGGCGTCGACGAGCAGGAGGCAGCCAAGGCCGCCCAGGCCGTCATCGCCGAGATGCGCAGACTGCTCCAGCTGCCCACCGCCGACCCGCCGCTGCTCATCGACGCCGACCTGCGCCCCGAGGGCCGCTCCGGCCCGCTGGTGCGCACGCTCGGCTCGTACGCCGCCTACTACCGCCGCTGGTCCCTGACCTGGGAGAGCCAGGCGCTGCTGCGGGCCCAGCCGGTCGCCGGCGACGCCGAGCTGGGCAGCCGCTTCATCGACCTGATCGACCCGCTGCGCTACCCGGTGGAGGGCCTCGGGGAGGACGCCGTACGGGAGATCCGCCGGCTCAAGGCCCGCATGGAGTCGGAGCGGCTGCCGCGCGGCGCCGATCCGACCCTGCACACCAAACTCGGCCGCGGCGGCCTCAGCGACGTCGAGTGGACCGTCCAGCTGATGCAGATGCGGCACGCGTGGGCGGAACCGGGCCTGCGCACCACCCGCACCCGCGAGGCCCTGGCCGCCGCCCACGCGGCCGGGCTGATCCCCACCGAGGAGGCGCAGATCCTCGACGAGGCCTGGGTGCTCGCCACCCGGGTCCGCAACGCCGTGATGCTGGTCCGCGGCCGTGCCGGGGACACCTTCCCGACGGAGGCGCGCGAGCTGGGGGCGGTCGGCCGCTACCTCGGCTACGCGGAGGGCACCGCCGGCGAGATGCTGGACGACTACCGGCGCACCACCCGGCGCGCCCGTGCGGTGGTGGACGAACTGTTCTACGGCTCCTAG
- a CDS encoding amidohydrolase, translating to MPAADTVLTGARVRTLDPERPEARAVAVRDGEITAVGDEPDVRDWRGPATEVIDLHGATLTPGLTDAHSHPVWGIEMATGTDLSAVRDPDQLRAALRAADRGPGGWIQGYGLDHNAFAGRPVDRCLVEDALGGAPAFLRLYDGHSALASGAALAAAGITGPRAFDQRSEIVCDADGRPTGHLVEHAAMDLVGALVPKPSSAERRARLLELLGAMAATGLTGAHVMDLGDGDVPALLAAVEYGGDLPLRLNLAPWCMPGTGDEELAELIALQRTGGRHWRIGGVKFFMDGTVEGGTAWLEHADCHGQGTDAFWPDPQAYARAVRVLDAAGVRTATHAIGDAAVRHVLDTVAALGPGARMRHRIEHIETVPDDQLGRFAELGVIASMQPPHTAYTRADHTDEWSRRLGEERAAHAWRCRDLRDAGAVLALGSDWPIAHYDARRILTTARSPLGAASAGPALTGLMALEGLTSHAALAAGEERVGGTIAPGHRADLTAFTVDPVTAGVDELAGAPIRLTLSGGRITHREETV from the coding sequence GTGCCCGCTGCCGACACCGTCCTCACCGGAGCCCGCGTCCGCACCCTCGACCCCGAGCGCCCCGAAGCCCGTGCGGTAGCCGTCCGCGACGGCGAGATCACCGCCGTCGGCGACGAGCCCGACGTACGGGACTGGCGCGGCCCCGCCACCGAGGTCATCGACCTGCACGGTGCCACCCTCACCCCCGGCCTCACCGACGCCCACAGCCACCCGGTCTGGGGCATCGAGATGGCCACCGGCACCGACCTCTCCGCCGTCCGCGACCCGGACCAGCTGCGCGCCGCCCTGCGCGCGGCCGACCGCGGCCCCGGCGGCTGGATCCAGGGCTACGGCCTCGACCACAACGCCTTCGCCGGCCGGCCCGTCGACCGCTGCCTCGTCGAGGACGCCCTCGGCGGCGCCCCCGCCTTCCTGCGCCTCTACGACGGCCACTCCGCCCTCGCCTCCGGCGCGGCCCTCGCCGCCGCCGGCATCACCGGCCCCCGCGCCTTCGACCAGCGCTCGGAGATCGTCTGCGACGCCGACGGCCGACCCACCGGACACCTCGTCGAACACGCGGCGATGGACCTGGTCGGCGCCCTGGTCCCCAAGCCCTCCTCCGCCGAACGCCGCGCCCGCCTCCTCGAACTCCTCGGCGCCATGGCCGCCACCGGCCTCACCGGCGCCCACGTCATGGACCTCGGCGACGGGGACGTACCGGCCCTGCTGGCCGCCGTCGAGTACGGGGGGGACCTGCCGCTGCGGCTGAACCTGGCCCCCTGGTGCATGCCCGGCACCGGAGACGAGGAGCTGGCCGAGCTGATCGCGCTCCAGCGGACCGGCGGCCGCCACTGGCGGATCGGCGGAGTGAAGTTCTTCATGGACGGCACCGTCGAGGGCGGTACCGCCTGGCTGGAGCACGCCGACTGCCACGGCCAGGGCACCGACGCCTTCTGGCCCGATCCGCAGGCCTACGCCCGCGCCGTACGGGTCCTGGACGCGGCCGGGGTGCGCACCGCCACCCACGCCATCGGCGACGCGGCGGTCCGCCACGTCCTGGACACCGTGGCCGCGCTGGGCCCCGGGGCCCGGATGCGGCACCGGATCGAGCACATCGAGACCGTTCCCGACGACCAGCTGGGCCGCTTCGCGGAGCTCGGGGTGATCGCCTCGATGCAGCCCCCGCACACCGCCTACACCCGCGCCGACCACACCGACGAGTGGTCCAGGCGGCTGGGGGAGGAGCGGGCCGCGCACGCCTGGCGCTGCCGCGACCTGCGCGACGCGGGGGCGGTACTGGCACTCGGCTCGGACTGGCCCATCGCCCACTACGACGCCCGCCGCATCCTGACCACCGCCCGCAGTCCGCTCGGGGCGGCCTCGGCCGGGCCCGCGCTGACGGGGCTGATGGCGCTGGAGGGGCTCACTTCGCACGCCGCGCTCGCGGCCGGGGAGGAGCGGGTGGGGGGCACGATCGCTCCGGGGCACCGGGCGGACCTCACGGCCTTCACCGTCGACCCGGTCACCGCCGGGGTGGACGAACTGGCCGGGGCCCCGATCCGGCTCACCCTGTCCGGCGGTCGCATCACCCACCGCGAGGAGACGGTCTGA
- a CDS encoding phosphatase PAP2 family protein: protein MGEASVKTLETRTAVPAPSATGGEARPAPERTLLTRLRSPRRPRIWFEVLLIAVSYWTYSLIRNAVPEQKAAALANADWIWRVEGDLGIAVEQSVNHAVNSVTWLIVGMNYYYATLHFVVTIGVLVWIYRFHPGRYAATRLVLFATTGVALVGYYFYPLAPPRLMNGQQFIDTVLVHHTWGSMASGNLKHMSNQYAAMPSMHIGWSLWCGLTIFAVASAPWARILGLLYPASTLVVIVATANHFWLDAVGGMLCLTFGYAVSRSWYGALPHRLPRHPEHADRHPVAVALLNRFRRA from the coding sequence ATGGGTGAAGCGAGCGTGAAGACACTGGAAACCCGGACGGCCGTCCCGGCGCCCAGCGCGACCGGGGGCGAGGCCCGCCCGGCTCCCGAGCGCACCCTGCTCACCCGGTTGCGGAGCCCGCGACGGCCGCGGATCTGGTTCGAGGTCCTGCTCATCGCGGTCAGCTACTGGACGTACTCGCTGATCCGCAACGCGGTGCCGGAGCAGAAGGCCGCCGCCCTGGCCAACGCCGACTGGATCTGGCGCGTCGAGGGGGACCTCGGCATCGCCGTGGAGCAGTCCGTCAACCACGCCGTGAACTCGGTCACGTGGCTGATCGTGGGCATGAACTACTACTACGCCACGCTCCACTTCGTGGTGACCATCGGCGTGCTGGTCTGGATCTACCGCTTCCACCCGGGGCGTTACGCGGCCACCCGCCTGGTCCTCTTCGCCACCACGGGCGTGGCCCTGGTCGGCTACTACTTCTACCCGCTCGCCCCGCCCCGGCTGATGAACGGGCAGCAGTTCATCGACACCGTGCTGGTCCACCACACCTGGGGTTCCATGGCCTCGGGCAACCTCAAGCACATGTCGAACCAGTACGCGGCGATGCCGTCCATGCACATAGGGTGGTCGCTCTGGTGCGGGCTGACGATCTTCGCGGTCGCCTCGGCCCCCTGGGCCCGGATCCTGGGCCTGCTCTACCCGGCCTCGACCCTCGTGGTCATCGTGGCCACCGCCAACCACTTCTGGCTCGACGCCGTGGGCGGCATGCTCTGCCTGACCTTCGGCTACGCCGTCTCGCGGAGCTGGTACGGCGCCCTGCCGCACCGGCTGCCGCGCCACCCCGAGCACGCGGACCGGCACCCGGTGGCGGTCGCCCTGCTGAACCGTTTCCGGCGGGCGTAG
- a CDS encoding LacI family DNA-binding transcriptional regulator, whose translation MTARLADIAAQAGVSEATVSRVLNGKPGVAAGTRESVLAALDVLGYERPVRLRQRSAGLVGLITPELDNPIFPALAQVIGQALTRQGYTPVLATQTPGGSTEDELTEMLVDRGVSGIIFVSGLHADTTADMGRYDQLRGQGVPYVLINGFSDKVRAPFVSPDDRAAMQLAVTHLTALGHTRIGLAVGPKRFVPVLRKIEGFRLGMRERLGLDEAGTEELIQHSLYTLEGGQAAAAALISRGCTAVVCASDMMALGAIRAARQQGLRVPQDVSVVGFDDSPLIAFTDPPLTTIRQPVQAMGQAAVRTLLEEIGGTPAPHSEFVFLPELVVRGSTASGPGQRRRP comes from the coding sequence GTGACCGCACGGCTAGCCGACATCGCAGCCCAGGCGGGGGTCAGCGAAGCCACAGTCAGCCGCGTGCTCAACGGCAAGCCCGGTGTGGCCGCGGGCACCCGTGAATCCGTACTGGCCGCCCTGGACGTCCTCGGTTACGAGCGCCCCGTGCGGCTGCGCCAGCGCAGCGCCGGACTCGTCGGCCTGATAACGCCGGAGCTGGACAACCCGATCTTCCCCGCCCTCGCCCAGGTCATCGGCCAGGCCCTGACCCGGCAGGGGTACACGCCGGTGCTGGCCACGCAGACCCCCGGCGGGTCCACCGAGGACGAGTTGACCGAGATGCTGGTCGATCGCGGGGTCTCCGGGATCATCTTCGTCTCCGGGCTGCACGCCGACACCACCGCCGACATGGGCCGCTACGACCAACTCCGCGGCCAAGGCGTCCCGTACGTCCTCATCAACGGGTTCTCCGACAAGGTGCGGGCCCCCTTCGTCTCCCCCGACGACCGGGCCGCGATGCAGCTCGCCGTGACGCACCTGACGGCGCTGGGGCACACCCGGATCGGCCTGGCGGTCGGACCGAAGCGGTTCGTCCCGGTGCTGCGCAAGATCGAGGGCTTCCGGCTCGGGATGCGCGAACGGCTCGGGCTCGACGAGGCCGGGACCGAGGAGCTGATCCAGCACTCCCTCTACACCCTGGAGGGCGGGCAGGCCGCCGCGGCCGCGCTGATCTCGCGCGGCTGCACCGCCGTGGTGTGCGCGAGCGACATGATGGCGCTCGGTGCGATCCGGGCCGCCCGACAGCAGGGGCTGCGCGTCCCGCAGGACGTCTCGGTGGTCGGCTTCGACGACTCCCCGCTCATAGCGTTCACCGATCCGCCGCTGACCACGATCCGCCAGCCCGTGCAGGCGATGGGGCAGGCCGCGGTGCGGACCCTGCTGGAGGAGATCGGCGGTACGCCGGCCCCGCACAGCGAATTCGTCTTCCTGCCAGAACTGGTCGTCCGCGGTTCCACCGCCTCGGGTCCCGGACAGCGGCGCAGGCCGTAG
- a CDS encoding glycoside hydrolase family 13 protein codes for MTHELTAVPLASASSNTGAGGAWWRDAVIYQVYVRSFADSDGDGVGDLRGVRERLPHLARLGVDAVWLTPFYLSPQADGGYDVADYRAVDPLFGDLADAEDLVRAAHGLGLRVIVDVVPNHTSERHPWFRDALAGDPQARARYLFRPGRGAEGELPPNDWESVFGGPAWTRVADGQWYLHLFAPQQPDLDWEHPQVPAEFASVLRFWLDLGVDGFRVDVAHGMVKAPGLPDIGHGAQATLIGTEPLPFFDQDGVHAIHRSWRRLLDSYPGARIGVAEAWAPTSERLARYVRPDELHQAFNFRFLNCPWDTGALRAVIDESLAATSAVGAPTTWVLSNHDVVRHVTRYGGGERGLARARAAALLMLALPGSAYVYQGEELGLPEVLDLPDDVRQDPAFRRTAGQEGLRDGCRVPIPWSGRRPPYDFGPAGSWLPQPDDWAGLSVAAQTGDPHSTLELYRAALELRRALPGLGAPEAGRPGPAREAAGDRAEGDADRAEDGAADTGIRWLPAPEGVLLFSRPGFACTLNGRPVPVELPAPGRPVLSSAPVAADGRTAVLPADSCTWWAI; via the coding sequence ATGACCCACGAGTTGACGGCCGTGCCCCTTGCAAGCGCTTCCAGCAACACCGGCGCGGGCGGTGCCTGGTGGCGCGATGCCGTCATCTACCAGGTGTACGTACGGTCCTTCGCGGACAGCGACGGCGACGGCGTCGGGGACCTGCGCGGCGTGCGCGAGCGGCTGCCGCACCTGGCCCGGCTGGGGGTCGACGCCGTGTGGCTGACCCCCTTCTACCTCTCCCCGCAGGCCGACGGCGGCTACGACGTCGCCGACTACCGGGCCGTCGACCCGCTCTTCGGCGACCTCGCCGACGCCGAGGACCTCGTCCGGGCCGCGCACGGGCTCGGACTGCGGGTCATCGTGGACGTCGTGCCCAACCACACCTCCGAGCGGCACCCCTGGTTCCGCGACGCCCTGGCCGGCGACCCGCAGGCCCGCGCCCGGTACCTGTTCCGCCCCGGGCGGGGCGCGGAGGGGGAGCTGCCGCCCAACGACTGGGAGTCCGTCTTCGGCGGCCCCGCCTGGACCCGGGTCGCCGACGGGCAGTGGTACCTGCACCTCTTCGCGCCCCAGCAGCCCGACCTGGACTGGGAGCACCCGCAGGTGCCCGCCGAGTTCGCCTCCGTCCTGCGGTTCTGGCTGGACCTCGGCGTCGACGGCTTCCGCGTCGACGTCGCCCACGGCATGGTCAAGGCCCCCGGCCTGCCGGACATCGGCCACGGCGCGCAGGCCACCCTCATCGGCACCGAGCCGCTCCCCTTCTTCGACCAGGACGGCGTCCACGCGATCCACCGCTCCTGGCGCCGGCTCCTCGACTCCTACCCGGGCGCCCGGATCGGCGTCGCCGAAGCCTGGGCCCCCACTTCCGAACGCCTGGCCCGCTACGTCCGCCCCGACGAACTGCACCAGGCCTTCAACTTCCGCTTCCTGAACTGCCCCTGGGACACCGGCGCGCTGCGCGCCGTCATCGACGAGTCGCTGGCCGCGACCTCCGCGGTGGGCGCGCCGACGACGTGGGTGCTGTCCAACCACGACGTCGTCCGGCACGTGACCCGCTACGGCGGCGGGGAGCGGGGCCTGGCCCGGGCACGGGCGGCCGCCCTGCTGATGCTGGCCCTGCCCGGATCCGCGTACGTCTACCAGGGCGAGGAACTCGGCCTCCCCGAGGTCCTCGACCTCCCCGACGACGTCCGCCAGGACCCGGCCTTCCGGCGCACCGCGGGCCAGGAGGGGCTGCGCGACGGCTGCCGCGTCCCGATCCCGTGGTCCGGGCGGCGGCCGCCGTACGACTTCGGGCCGGCCGGCAGCTGGCTGCCGCAGCCCGACGACTGGGCCGGGCTGAGCGTGGCCGCGCAGACCGGCGACCCGCACTCCACGCTGGAGCTGTACCGCGCGGCCCTGGAACTGCGCCGGGCCCTGCCGGGCCTGGGGGCGCCCGAGGCCGGCCGCCCCGGGCCCGCCCGCGAGGCGGCCGGCGACCGGGCCGAGGGGGACGCGGACCGGGCCGAGGACGGCGCCGCGGACACCGGGATCCGCTGGCTGCCCGCGCCCGAGGGCGTGCTCCTCTTCTCCCGGCCCGGCTTCGCGTGCACCCTCAACGGCCGCCCGGTCCCGGTCGAGCTCCCCGCGCCCGGACGGCCCGTCCTCTCCAGCGCCCCGGTGGCCGCCGACGGCCGCACCGCGGTGCTCCCCGCGGATTCCTGCACGTGGTGGGCAATCTGA